The Orenia marismortui DSM 5156 genome has a window encoding:
- a CDS encoding HD-GYP domain-containing protein, with product MYLAKVSELSKGDILAKKIYNSDGKLLLGAGRKLNEKYINKLKSLQINHVYIEDDRVNLAEEDIEIIPEKIKQEAVMIAKECIKKINCGENKLDEKDQKQLFKLIERIVETATANTTLLNCIKDIRLLEDELFFHLTNVTVLSLIIGKKLDYNRKRLLELGLGAFLHDIGKSMVPPEILDKPGKLTSEEFEEAKKHTTYGYQILSKLEDVPEISARIAYLHHERCDGSGYPKGISKRFIDEYARIVAISDVFDAMVNDRVYRSSIKVSEVIEYLYTTFTENKMDRELLDEFLKMIVPYPVGTKVKLSIGCEAVVIKVNEDMKSRPIVRALNFNGLEIDLSKDLNIEIIGEIS from the coding sequence ATGTATTTAGCTAAGGTTTCAGAATTAAGTAAAGGTGATATATTAGCCAAGAAGATATATAACTCTGATGGTAAATTATTATTGGGTGCTGGAAGAAAATTAAATGAGAAATATATTAATAAGTTAAAGTCATTACAGATCAATCATGTTTATATTGAAGATGATAGAGTAAATTTAGCAGAAGAAGATATAGAAATTATCCCTGAAAAAATAAAACAAGAAGCAGTAATGATAGCTAAAGAATGTATAAAAAAGATAAATTGTGGCGAAAATAAATTAGATGAAAAAGATCAGAAACAATTATTTAAATTAATTGAAAGGATTGTTGAGACAGCAACTGCTAATACTACATTGTTAAATTGTATTAAGGACATAAGGTTATTAGAGGATGAATTATTTTTTCATTTAACTAATGTTACTGTACTGTCTTTAATTATTGGAAAAAAGTTAGATTATAATCGAAAAAGACTATTAGAATTGGGTTTAGGAGCTTTTTTACATGATATCGGCAAATCAATGGTTCCACCTGAAATATTAGATAAACCAGGTAAATTAACATCTGAGGAGTTTGAAGAGGCCAAAAAGCATACTACATATGGTTATCAAATTTTAAGCAAGTTAGAAGATGTTCCAGAAATATCGGCTAGAATAGCTTACTTGCATCATGAAAGATGTGATGGTTCTGGCTACCCAAAGGGAATAAGTAAACGCTTCATAGATGAATATGCTCGAATTGTAGCAATTTCTGATGTCTTTGATGCTATGGTCAATGATCGAGTTTATCGTAGTTCTATTAAGGTTTCAGAAGTAATAGAGTACCTTTATACTACCTTTACAGAAAATAAAATGGATAGAGAATTGTTAGATGAATTTTTAAAGATGATTGTACCTTATCCTGTTGGGACTAAGGTTAAGCTTAGTATTGGATGTGAAGCTGTAGTAATTAAAGTTAATGAAGATATGAAGTCAAGACCAATAGTTAGAGCGTTAAATTTTAATGGTTTAGAGATAGATCTTTCTAAAGATTTAAATATAGAGATTATAGGAGAGATAAGTTAA
- a CDS encoding NADPH-dependent oxidoreductase — protein MNQVIEVMKSHRSIRSYIDKEISEEIIKELIAVAQSAPTSINGQQVSVIVIKDKDRRSEIAKLAGRQPWIAQAPVFFLFVADFYKAKIAADKLGQDLVITDSVEATTVAAVDVGLAMQNVITAAESLDLGIVPIGGIRNDPAELIKLLKLPKYTYPFAGLVIGYPADTSNLKPRMDQQAFRHDEEYNKDKLAQLIDQYDQEMSLYLKEIGREQEVNWSVNTMKLYQKVYCPKVYPTMLAQGFKNER, from the coding sequence ATGAATCAAGTAATTGAAGTGATGAAAAGTCATAGAAGTATTAGAAGCTATATTGATAAAGAAATTTCTGAAGAGATTATTAAAGAGTTAATAGCTGTTGCTCAGTCAGCTCCTACCTCAATTAATGGCCAACAGGTAAGTGTAATTGTGATCAAAGATAAAGATAGAAGATCAGAGATTGCTAAGTTAGCAGGAAGACAACCTTGGATTGCACAAGCCCCAGTCTTCTTCTTATTTGTGGCTGATTTTTATAAAGCTAAAATTGCAGCAGATAAGTTAGGTCAAGATTTAGTAATTACTGATAGTGTAGAAGCAACCACTGTAGCTGCAGTTGATGTTGGATTAGCAATGCAAAATGTTATTACTGCAGCAGAGTCATTAGATTTGGGAATTGTACCTATTGGTGGAATTAGAAATGATCCGGCAGAATTGATTAAACTTCTTAAACTTCCTAAATATACATATCCCTTTGCAGGTCTAGTAATTGGCTATCCAGCAGATACTTCTAATCTCAAACCTAGAATGGATCAACAAGCCTTTAGACATGATGAAGAATATAATAAAGATAAGCTAGCTCAATTAATAGATCAATATGATCAAGAAATGTCATTATATTTGAAAGAGATCGGTAGAGAGCAAGAGGTTAATTGGAGTGTGAACACTATGAAACTTTATCAGAAGGTATACTGCCCAAAGGTTTATCCAACTATGTTGGCCCAGGGATTTAAGAATGAACGGTAA
- the ric gene encoding iron-sulfur cluster repair di-iron protein yields the protein MEKLFTSEMRIGEIVAEFPKSTDILMEYNIDFCCGGDRPLALAIKDQNLDEKKLLSKLNNAYKEFKLRDKEEIDWRTESMTKLIDYVVNTHHQFMRDELPRLNELLNRILSAHYTKHGELLAKIHKLFYQLRGEIEEHLIKEEKLLFPVIKEYEKNRSQDNLREVFEVMYETEEEHDQAGDILKEIRRLTNNYKLPSSACKTFELTYKKFEAVEGDLFQHIHLENNILFERLKKENKN from the coding sequence ATGGAAAAATTATTTACTAGTGAGATGAGAATTGGGGAGATTGTTGCCGAATTTCCAAAGTCCACTGATATACTTATGGAATATAATATAGATTTTTGTTGTGGTGGAGATAGGCCATTAGCTTTAGCAATAAAAGATCAGAATTTAGATGAGAAAAAGCTACTAAGTAAATTAAATAATGCTTATAAAGAATTTAAGCTTAGAGATAAAGAAGAGATTGATTGGAGAACAGAGTCTATGACTAAACTTATAGATTATGTTGTTAACACTCACCATCAATTTATGAGAGATGAGTTGCCTAGGTTAAATGAGCTATTAAATCGGATTTTATCTGCTCATTATACTAAGCATGGTGAATTATTAGCTAAGATTCACAAATTATTTTACCAATTACGGGGAGAAATTGAAGAACATTTAATCAAAGAAGAGAAGCTTTTATTCCCTGTAATAAAAGAATATGAGAAGAACCGGTCACAGGACAATTTAAGGGAAGTTTTTGAGGTGATGTATGAAACAGAAGAAGAGCATGATCAGGCTGGAGATATATTAAAAGAGATTAGAAGACTAACTAATAATTATAAGCTGCCATCTTCAGCTTGTAAGACCTTTGAATTAACTTATAAAAAATTTGAAGCAGTAGAGGGAGATTTGTTCCAACACATTCATCTTGAGAATAATATCTTATTTGAGAGATTAAAGAAGGAGAATAAGAATTAA
- a CDS encoding FprA family A-type flavoprotein, producing the protein MNKEIKIAENSYWVGYVDDRKVPFHRLILEKGTTYNSYLLKTDKATVIDTVDISFGRKIVDNVKEYMDPAEIKYIVINHVEPDHSGGLPALANKAKDAIIVTTELGAKELKEMYRLHDREFLIVKDGDKLDIGGKTLVFFETPYLHTEETMITYCIEDKILYPCDIFSSHVATYDLFNDLADEDIIEDFETYYKLIMHPHRPYVQDMIEKIRDLKIDMIAPSHGYILREDVQKYIDIYEQSSKATTEDKQALILYSSMTGNTRKLAKELKLGLEEREIESKVINVKDNSNLEDIKEEIKAADAIFFGSSTRYADLVGGLEEVLKELKEMDLNTKFGVAFGSYGWSGEAIEVINDYLNDTNIKVVDSSYVIKNTGMDNLRFPIRVKFSPGEYEKKELKDSAHLVADLLIA; encoded by the coding sequence ATGAATAAAGAAATTAAAATTGCTGAAAATTCTTATTGGGTAGGTTATGTTGACGATAGAAAGGTACCATTTCATCGCTTAATTTTAGAAAAAGGAACAACTTATAATAGTTATTTATTAAAGACAGATAAAGCAACGGTGATCGATACTGTAGATATTAGTTTTGGAAGAAAGATTGTAGATAATGTTAAGGAGTATATGGATCCAGCAGAGATAAAATATATTGTAATTAATCATGTAGAACCAGATCATTCTGGAGGATTACCTGCACTAGCTAATAAAGCCAAGGATGCAATAATAGTAACTACAGAATTAGGGGCTAAAGAGTTAAAAGAGATGTATCGTTTGCATGATAGAGAGTTCTTAATCGTTAAAGATGGTGATAAATTAGATATAGGTGGAAAAACTCTAGTCTTCTTTGAAACTCCATATCTTCATACTGAAGAAACAATGATTACCTATTGTATAGAGGATAAGATTTTATATCCTTGTGATATCTTTAGTAGTCATGTAGCAACTTATGATCTGTTTAATGATTTAGCAGATGAAGATATCATAGAAGACTTTGAAACTTATTATAAATTAATTATGCATCCTCATCGCCCATATGTACAAGATATGATTGAGAAGATAAGAGACCTCAAGATAGATATGATTGCTCCTTCTCATGGATATATCTTAAGAGAAGATGTTCAAAAATATATTGATATTTATGAGCAAAGTAGTAAAGCAACTACTGAAGATAAACAGGCACTAATCCTTTATTCATCTATGACTGGAAATACTAGAAAGCTTGCTAAAGAGTTAAAACTAGGACTAGAAGAGAGAGAAATTGAAAGTAAGGTAATCAATGTCAAAGATAATAGCAATCTTGAAGATATTAAAGAAGAAATAAAAGCAGCCGATGCAATCTTCTTTGGAAGTTCAACTCGATATGCGGATTTGGTAGGTGGGTTAGAAGAAGTACTAAAGGAATTAAAAGAAATGGACTTAAACACTAAATTTGGAGTTGCCTTTGGTTCTTATGGTTGGAGTGGAGAAGCAATAGAAGTAATTAATGATTACTTGAATGATACAAATATAAAGGTAGTTGATAGTTCTTATGTGATTAAGAATACTGGAATGGATAATCTAAGATTTCCAATTAGAGTTAAGTTTTCTCCAGGAGAATATGAAAAGAAAGAATTGAAAGATTCAGCTCATTTAGTTGCAGATCTATTAATTGCCTAA
- a CDS encoding Crp/Fnr family transcriptional regulator: MSRSCESCKNRLCARKVPIFANLSREELMEIIAMTGHEKYDKGDNIFFEGLEGNTLYIINQGQIKLFKYTKDGKEQILHILSDGDFFGELNLLKGGEYHFNAEAITTAKLCTLTKDKMKSIVLEYPEIGLKIMEVLGERISNLETLAQNLATNEVEVRIANLLLDLEDKYGQETAKGVEMKVPITREDMSNYTGVARETISRKLKKFEEEGIIKLVGNKKIVIIDKDKLKEYS, from the coding sequence ATGTCTCGAAGTTGCGAAAGTTGTAAAAACCGCTTATGTGCTAGAAAGGTTCCTATCTTTGCAAATTTATCTAGAGAAGAGCTAATGGAGATAATTGCTATGACTGGACATGAAAAATATGATAAAGGAGATAATATCTTTTTTGAAGGACTAGAAGGAAATACTTTATATATAATTAATCAAGGTCAAATTAAACTCTTCAAATATACAAAAGATGGTAAGGAACAGATACTCCATATATTATCTGATGGTGATTTTTTTGGAGAATTAAATCTGTTAAAGGGTGGAGAGTATCACTTTAATGCAGAAGCGATTACTACTGCTAAGCTCTGTACTCTAACCAAAGATAAGATGAAAAGCATTGTTTTAGAGTACCCAGAGATAGGATTGAAGATAATGGAGGTTTTAGGAGAGCGAATATCTAATTTAGAGACCTTGGCTCAGAATTTAGCAACCAATGAAGTAGAAGTAAGAATAGCAAATTTATTATTAGATTTAGAGGATAAATATGGGCAAGAAACTGCCAAGGGTGTTGAGATGAAGGTTCCTATTACTAGAGAAGATATGTCAAATTACACTGGTGTGGCTCGAGAGACTATCAGTAGAAAGCTAAAGAAATTTGAAGAAGAGGGTATTATTAAATTAGTAGGTAATAAGAAGATAGTTATTATAGATAAAGATAAACTAAAAGAATATAGTTAA
- a CDS encoding aminoglycoside phosphotransferase family protein, whose protein sequence is MSSNTLSKKELLEQVKNYIKQENFKKDLGLAGNPKVSFLAQGEYNLNFLLEDQFKKYVLRLNTGSQMHLDNQIKYEYQALENLKSSTVTPNPLFLDDSCRDLPLGMLVMEYLPGRSLIYEEDLVKAAKVLAKVHNVEIPKDHDLIIEKKPLSGIWEECKQLIPTYLDSSLGKAEIKLFLEKMLKGLDQLRHQESSILELLALSIVNTEVNSGNFIIDDKHNNFYLVDWEKPLLSTPLQDLSHFMVPTTTLWKTDYRMSKEDRDCFIRAYCEERGFAEAKRDEIKEALKIFDKFSAMRGISWSAMAWIEYQKPGRLLKNEDTFKKIEMYLQEDFLKDIFPEFI, encoded by the coding sequence ATGTCCAGTAACACGCTAAGCAAAAAAGAGCTATTAGAGCAGGTGAAGAACTATATAAAGCAAGAAAATTTCAAAAAAGATCTGGGGTTAGCAGGGAATCCTAAAGTCTCTTTTCTAGCTCAGGGGGAGTATAATCTCAATTTTTTATTAGAAGATCAGTTCAAGAAGTATGTTTTACGTTTAAATACCGGAAGTCAAATGCATTTAGATAATCAGATTAAGTATGAGTACCAGGCTTTAGAGAATTTAAAGAGTTCTACAGTTACACCTAATCCTTTATTTTTGGATGATAGTTGTAGAGATTTACCTTTAGGCATGTTAGTAATGGAGTATCTGCCAGGAAGAAGCCTTATTTATGAAGAAGATTTAGTTAAAGCTGCTAAGGTTTTGGCTAAAGTACATAATGTAGAGATTCCTAAAGATCATGATTTGATTATAGAAAAGAAACCTTTATCAGGAATTTGGGAAGAGTGTAAGCAGTTAATCCCTACTTATCTTGACTCTAGTTTGGGCAAAGCTGAAATTAAATTATTTTTAGAGAAAATGTTAAAGGGTTTAGATCAATTACGTCATCAAGAAAGTAGTATCTTAGAGTTGTTAGCTTTATCTATTGTTAATACTGAGGTCAATTCAGGTAATTTTATTATTGATGATAAGCATAATAATTTCTACTTAGTTGATTGGGAGAAACCTCTTCTTTCTACTCCCTTACAGGACTTGAGCCATTTTATGGTTCCAACTACTACTCTATGGAAGACAGATTATCGGATGTCTAAAGAGGATAGAGATTGCTTTATTAGAGCTTATTGTGAAGAACGTGGTTTTGCTGAAGCTAAGAGAGATGAGATTAAAGAAGCGTTAAAGATATTTGATAAGTTTTCAGCAATGAGAGGAATCTCTTGGTCAGCGATGGCTTGGATTGAATATCAAAAACCAGGTCGTTTATTAAAGAATGAGGATACCTTTAAGAAGATAGAGATGTATCTACAGGAAGATTTTTTGAAGGATATATTTCCTGAGTTTATATAA